The following coding sequences are from one Xiphophorus couchianus chromosome 7, X_couchianus-1.0, whole genome shotgun sequence window:
- the sp5a gene encoding transcription factor Sp5a — MAAVAVLRNETLQAFLQDRTPNSSPENCKHSPLALLAATCNRIGHHHGSNHPDFLQVPYDPTLGSPSRLFHPWTNEGSPQSSLAGNSTFGLSSKPQLSAHIQSSFSTHHELPLTPPADPSYPYDFSPVKMLPCSMQSLQSTCPPTYVPAVSYAAPAPIPPQMPGFVTGPSGLVHQQQRQLSPNPGDDIPWWSLQQGNHVGHSSSLGPHRFQLQRSLVLGHTDFAQYQTQIAALLHTKSPLATARRCRRCRCPNCQSSTSSDEPGKKKQHICHIPGCGKVYGKTSHLKAHLRWHSGERPFVCNWLFCGKSFTRSDELQRHLRTHTGEKRFVCPDCCKRFMRSDHLAKHVKTHQNKRSKCHEKTLDHVKREDTRNML, encoded by the exons ATGGCAGCGGTGGCTGTTCTGCGGAATGAAACACTGCAAGCTTTTCTCCAG GATCGCACTCCAAACTCCTCTCCAGAGAACTGTAAGCACTCCCCGCTGGCGCTCCTGGCCGCCACTTGTAACCGGATCGGACACCACCACGGATCCAACCACCCAGACTTCCTCCAAGTCCCCTACGATCCCACTCTGGGCTCCCCCTCGCGACTATTTCACCCGTGGACTAACGAGGGGAGCCCCCAAAGCAGCCTGGCCGGCAACTCTACTTTCGGACTATCCTCCAAGCCTCAGCTGTCTGCGCACATCCAGAGCTCCTTCAGCACCCACCACGAACTGCCCCTCACCCCTCCGGCGGACCCCTCGTACCCCTATGACTTCTCCCCGGTTAAGATGTTACCTTGCTCCATGCAGTCCCTCCAGTCCACCTGTCCTCCTACCTACGTCCCTGCCGTCAGCTACGCGGCTCCGGCGCCCATCCCGCCCCAAATGCCGGGCTTCGTGACGGGACCGTCCGGCCTGGTCCACCAGCAGCAGAGACAGTTGTCCCCGAACCCCGGGGACGACATCCCGTGGTGGAGCCTGCAGCAGGGCAACCACGTCGGCCACTCTTCCTCTCTGGGTCCCCACCGCTTCCAACTGCAGAGAAGCTTGGTGCTGGGGCACACGGATTTTGCGCAATACCAGACGCAAATCGCCGCTCTGCTGCACACCAAGTCGCCCCTCGCGACCGCGCGGAGGTGCAGGCGGTGCAGGTGCCCCAACTGCCAGTCGTCCACCTCCAGCGACGAGCCCGGCAAGAAGAAGCAGCACATCTGCCACATACCGGGCTGTGGGAAGGTGTACGGGAAGACGTCGCACCTCAAGGCGCACCTGAGGTGGCACTCCGGGGAGCGGCCGTTCGTGTGCAACTGGCTGTTCTGCGGCAAGAGCTTCACCAGGTCggatgagctgcagagacaCCTGAGGACTCACACAGGGGAGAAGCGCTTTGTGTGCCCGGACTGCTGCAAGAGGTTCATGAGGAGCGACCATCTTGCCAAACACGTGAAAACCCACCAGAATAAGAGAAGCAAGTGCCACGAGAAGACCCTTGATCACGTCAAGAGAGAGGACACCAGGAATATGTTGTAA